The Castor canadensis chromosome 8, mCasCan1.hap1v2, whole genome shotgun sequence genome contains a region encoding:
- the LOC109691614 gene encoding olfactory receptor 10AD1-like → MVPLLQTLKNAAFCTGDTVISYSLMEFSFTVFYGHLDVSCFYRSGLPKVAPLYLNCLCFSCPPSWIRAKTVDSRNSSTVTEFILVGFEQSSPSTQALLFTLFLVLYSLAMAMNGLIIFITWTDPRLNSPMYFFLGHLSFLDVCFITTTIPQMLVHLVVRSHTVSFTSCLTQMYLVFGVGVAECILLAFMAYDRYVAICHSLNYAQIMSRQVCVSLVGTSWIFGMVNGILLDYMTFRGPFCKDNHIENFFCEAPIVISLSCGDQQFSLLVIFADAIVVLLSPMVLIVTSYARILASILSRASSSGRGKTFSTCASHLTVVTFFYISAMFSYMNPRSTHGPDKDKPFSLLYTIITPMCNPIIYSFRNKEMKGAMRRALGRTSLAQAESV, encoded by the coding sequence ATGGTTCCACTATTGCAAACCTTGAAAAATGCTGCATTTTGTACTGGTGACACTGTCATCTCATACAGTTTAATGGAATTTTCATTTACAGTCTTTTATGGTCACTTGGATGTGAGCTGTTTTTATAGAAGTGGGTTGCCCAAAGTAGCTCCTTTATACCTAAACTGCCTGTGCTTTTCTTGTCCTCCCTCCTGGATCAGGGCCAAGACAGTGGACTCAAGGAACAGTAGTACAGTGACAGAGTTCATCCTTGTAGGATTTGAGCAGAGCTCCCCTTCCACTCAGGCATTGCTCTTCACCCTCTTCTTGGTCCTCTACAGCCTCGCCATGGCCATGAATGGCCTCATCATCTTCATCACATGGACAGACCCGAGACTCAACagccccatgtacttcttccttggCCACCTATCGTTCCTGGATGTCTgcttcatcaccaccaccatcccacAGATGTTGGTCCATCTGGTGGTCAGGAGCCACACTGTCTCCTTCACCTCCTGTTTGACACAAATGTATCTGGTTTTTGGTGTGGGTGTGGCTGAGTGTATCCTCTTGGCTTTTATGGCCTATGACCGTTATGTTGCTATTTGCCACTCACTTAACTATGCCCAGATCATGAGCCGGCAGGTCTGTGTCAGTCTAGTGGGTACTTCCTGGATCTTTGGGATGGTCAATGGCATACTCCTTGATTACATGACATTTCGAGGTCCATTCTGTAAAGACAACCACATTGAAAACTTCTTCTGTGAAGCTCCCATAGTGATCTCCCTCTCCTGTGGGGACCAACAGTTTAGTCTGCTGGTGATCTTTGCTGATGCCATTGTGGTGCTACTCAGCCCAATGGTGCTCATTGTCACCTCTTATGCCCGCATTCTGGCCTCTATCCTCAGCAGAGCCTCCTCTTCAGGTCGGGGGAAGACCTTCTCCACTTGTGCCTCCCACCTGACTGTGGTCACCTTTTTCTACATCTCGGCTATGTTCTCATACATGAATCCCCGCAGCACACATGGGCCTGACAAGGACAagcctttctccctcctctacACCATCATCACCCCCATGTGCAACCCTATCATCTACAGTTTCCGCAATAAGGAAATGAAGGGGGCCATGAGGAGGGCCCTTGGGAGAACCAGCCTGGCCCAGGCAGAGTCTGTCTAG